Proteins encoded in a region of the Longimicrobiaceae bacterium genome:
- a CDS encoding Ig-like domain-containing protein, whose product VPFHATGVAGPAAGVFAVSGDGQTGTVGGALPGQPAVRMADAHGNPIAGATVEWRVTVGGGTVSPASGRTDDSGLARTAWTLGTVPGSNTLQALSPEAPGSLAVFRATASPGAPAVVAKLAGEGQSGPAGSALPAALTVRVTDRYGNPLGGIAVGWSATAGGGTLDPPAASTGPDGTASARWTLGAATLRQTAHAAVGGVAPAQFGATASSGVELAELRISPAAPTMYVGSFQRFTVTHHDAAGAEIPQAWSIRWLTSNPGVARMDYTRPDGPNVLGVTAGTATITASSLSGKFATATVTVVDRAPLGGDDFDTNTLGSYTARGGPGGAWSISNGVLVGSGTSENALLIRNGVSLGDGWVETVTNHAEDAGLVLRYQADGRYYLLAIRDDASVFPRGERNLELYRMDGNSYTILRQIDVLWQRGGPPSVVRFQAVGSTLSVFFDGRLVHSQEDSWLASPGGLGVRHYGLGPASADRFLSLRWGAP is encoded by the coding sequence GTCCCGTTCCACGCAACCGGGGTTGCGGGTCCCGCCGCGGGGGTCTTCGCGGTGAGCGGCGACGGCCAGACCGGCACCGTCGGCGGCGCTCTCCCCGGCCAGCCCGCCGTCCGGATGGCGGACGCGCACGGCAACCCCATCGCGGGCGCCACGGTGGAGTGGAGGGTCACGGTGGGGGGCGGCACGGTGTCCCCCGCTTCCGGGAGGACGGACGATTCGGGGCTCGCGCGCACCGCCTGGACGCTGGGGACCGTCCCCGGGTCGAACACCCTCCAGGCCCTCAGCCCGGAGGCCCCGGGCTCCCTTGCCGTCTTCCGAGCCACGGCGAGCCCCGGTGCGCCCGCGGTGGTCGCGAAGCTGGCGGGCGAGGGGCAGAGCGGCCCCGCCGGGTCGGCGCTCCCGGCGGCGCTCACCGTGCGCGTGACGGACCGCTACGGGAACCCGCTGGGCGGCATCGCGGTCGGCTGGTCGGCCACGGCCGGAGGGGGCACCCTGGACCCGCCGGCCGCGAGCACCGGTCCCGACGGGACCGCTTCCGCCCGGTGGACCCTGGGAGCGGCGACCCTCCGCCAGACGGCCCATGCGGCGGTCGGAGGGGTGGCGCCCGCACAGTTCGGCGCGACCGCGTCCTCCGGCGTGGAACTGGCGGAGCTGAGGATCTCGCCCGCGGCACCCACCATGTACGTGGGCTCGTTCCAGAGGTTCACTGTGACCCACCACGACGCGGCCGGAGCAGAGATCCCGCAGGCGTGGTCGATCCGGTGGCTCACCTCGAATCCCGGCGTCGCCCGGATGGACTACACGCGGCCCGACGGCCCCAACGTCCTCGGCGTCACTGCCGGGACGGCGACGATCACGGCCAGCAGCTTGTCGGGGAAGTTCGCGACGGCGACGGTCACGGTGGTGGACCGGGCGCCGCTCGGCGGCGACGACTTCGACACGAACACGCTGGGGAGCTACACCGCCCGCGGGGGGCCGGGTGGTGCCTGGTCCATCTCCAACGGCGTGCTGGTGGGCTCGGGCACCTCCGAGAACGCACTGCTGATCCGCAACGGCGTCTCGCTCGGGGACGGCTGGGTAGAGACCGTGACGAACCACGCGGAGGACGCGGGGCTGGTCCTCCGGTATCAGGCCGACGGCCGGTACTATCTGCTCGCTATCCGCGACGACGCGTCGGTCTTCCCGCGCGGCGAGCGGAACCTGGAGCTGTACCGTATGGACGGGAACTCGTACACCATCCTTCGCCAGATCGACGTCCTCTGGCAGCGCGGCGGCCCCCCGAGCGTGGTACGTTTCCAGGCGGTCGGGTCCACCCTCAGCGTCTTCTTCGACGGCAGGCTGGTCCATTCCCAGGAGGACTCCTG